One Gadus morhua chromosome 1, gadMor3.0, whole genome shotgun sequence DNA segment encodes these proteins:
- the LOC115545056 gene encoding sodium-coupled neutral amino acid transporter 3, with translation MELQKMNGHEFDGLESVAEHDEFLPKKDGLPKKENRFTDFEGKTSFGMSIFNLSNAIMGSGILGLAFAMSNTGIVLFIILLCAIAILSAYSIHLLLKSAGVVGIRAYEQLGNRAFGQPGKVVAASIITVHNIGAMSSYLFIVKSELPLVIQAFLGQHGNTGEWFLEGNYLIMIVSATLILPLSLMRRLGYLGYTSGFSLSCMVFFLISVIYKKFNIPCPLPVYGNNMTESLIAPVNQTGLMEDDFCLAKFFTINSQTAYTIPILAFAFVCHPEVLPIYTELRDANKKRMQRVANISILAMFVMYLLTALFGYLTFYMGVEPELLHTYSQVDPLDVLFLCVRLAVLVAVTLTVPVVLFPIRRAIIQIVCPDKPFHWARHIAIAVVLLVIVNLLVILVPSIRDIFGLIGATSAPSLIFILPGIFYIRIIPEEQEPLLSWTKILAACFAALGFILMIMSLTFIITDWVSGVVHSGGGH, from the exons ATGGAGCTTCAGAAGATGAATGGACACGA ATTTGATGGCCTGGAGTCAGTGGCTGAACATGATGAGTTTTTGCCTAAGAAAGATGGTCTCcctaaaaaagaaaacagattCACAGAC TTTGAAGGGAAGACCTCCTTTGGAATGTCCATCTTCAACCTCAGCAATGCCATCATGGGCAGCGGGATCCTGGGACTGGCTTTTGCCATGTCCAACACTGGAATCGTTCTTTTTAT AATTCTGCTGTGCGCCATTGCTATCCTGTCTGCCTATTCCATCCATCTGCTGCTGAAAAGCGCTGGAGTTGTCG GAATCCGGGCGTACGAGCAGCTTGGGAACCGAGCATTCGGTCAGCCAGGCAAAGTGGTGGCAGCCTCTATTATCACCGTCCACAACATCGGAG CCATGTCCAGCTACCTGTTCATTGTGAAGTCTGAGCTGCCGTTGGTCATCCAGGCATTCCTGGGCCAACACGGGAACACAGG AGAATGGTTCCTGGAAGGAAACTACCTGATCATGATAGTTAGCGCCACCCTCATTCTCCCTCTATCGCTCATGAGACGCCTCG GTTACCTGGGCTACACaagtggcttctctctctcctgcatggtcttcttcctcatctcg GTCATCTACAAGAAGTTCAACATCCCTTGTCCCCTGCCTGTGTATGGTAACAACATGACTGAATCGCTCATTGCTCCTGTTAACCAAACGGGCTTGATGGAAGACGACTTCTGTCTGGCCAAGTTCTTCACCATCAACTCCCAG aCAGCGTACACCATCCCCATCCTGGCCTTTGCTTTTGTCTGTCACCCGGAGGTGCTGCCCATCTACACAGAGCTCAGAGA TGCTAACAAGAAGCGGATGCAGAGAGTGGCCAACATCTCCATCTTGGCCATGTTCGTCATGTACCTGCTCACCGCGCTGTTCGGCTACCTCACCTTTTATA TGGGCGTGGAGCCGGAGCTCCTGCACACCTACAGCCAGGTGGACCCCCTGGACGTGCTCTTCCTGTGCGTGCGTCTGGCCGTGCTGGTGGCCGTCACTCTCACCGTCCCCGTGGTCCTGTTCCcg ATCCGCAGGGCGATCATCCAGATCGTCTGCCCGGACAAGCCCTTCCACTGGGCACGGCACATCGCCATCGCCGTGGTGCTGCTGGTCATCGTCAACCTGCTGGTCATCCTGGTGCCCTCCATACGCGACATCTTCGGCCTCATCG gagccaCCTCGGCCCCCAGCCTCATCTTCATCCTGCCGGGGATCTTCTACATCCGGATCATTCCTGAGGAGCAGGAGCCTCTGCTGTCCTGGACAAAGATTCTG GCGGCGTGCTTTGCTGCGCTGGGATTCATCCTCATGATAATGAGCCTGACCTTCATCATCACTGACTGGGTGTCTGGAGTCGTC